A stretch of Miscanthus floridulus cultivar M001 chromosome 13, ASM1932011v1, whole genome shotgun sequence DNA encodes these proteins:
- the LOC136501643 gene encoding uncharacterized protein produces the protein MASAGLAGVSGAACPLMRLVTMSSVPILQQVHLEEQLLRCTPDNWCIINDDTAPATIVMGVSGRVSELVEKQPVLRDQVPVVRRFTGGGTVIVDQGTVFVIFICNKNAVTGLQPFPRDIMSWSGQLYGKVFDRFGEFHLRENDYAFSHRKFGGNAQSITKNRWVHHTSFLWDYDVKNMDYLKIPKRAPEYRLARNHTDFLCRMKEYIPSRSVFTDGVIAALGEHFSVQPMDLQAILSSHEEFVPSTKLVSQQDLEEIVSSKESFRV, from the exons ATGGCTTCTGCCGGGTTGGCTGGGGTGAGCGGTGCGGCTTGCCCTCTCATGAGGCTCGTCACTATGAGCAGCGTGCCGATCCTGCAGCAGGTGCACCTGGAGGAGCAGCTCCTGCGCTGCACGCCAGACAACTGGTGCATCATCAATGACGACACGGCCCCTGCTACCATTGTCATGGGTGTGTCTGG GAGAGTTTCAGAGCTTGTCGAGAAACAGCCTGTCCTTCGGGACCAGGTGCCAGTCGTGAGGAGGTTCACTGGAGGTGGCACCGTCATTGTTGATCAGGGAACGGTGTTTGTGATTTTCATTTGCAACAAGAATGCCGTTACTGGGCTGCAGCCCTTTCCACGGGACATCATGTCATGGAGTGGTCAGCTATATGGCAAAGTTTTTGACAGATTTGGCGAATTTCATCTACGTGAGAATG ACTATGCATTTAGTCATCGAAAATTTGGCGGAAATGCTCAGTCAATAACAAAAAATCGTTGGGTTCATCACACATCGTTCTTGTGGGATTATGATGTGAAAAATATGGATTATCTCAAAATCCCAAAGCGTGCACCTGAATATCGACTG GCAAGAAACCACACAGATTTCTTGTGCCGCATGAAGGAGTATATACCTTCGCGGTCAGTTTTCACCGATGGGGTCATTGCGGCCCTGGGAGAACACTTCTCAGTTCAGCCCATGGATCTACAAGCAATTCTTTCCAGTCATGAAGAATTCGTGCCTTCTACAAAGCTGGTGTCACAACAAGACCTAGAGGAAATTGTTTCCTCCAAAGAATCCTTCAGAGTATAG
- the LOC136501003 gene encoding uncharacterized protein has product MFIPIHNAQICSALPIFGQDSSMASAGLAGVSGAACPLMRLVTMSSVPILQQLHLEERLLRCTPDNWCIINDGTAPATIVMGVSGRVSELVEIQPVLRDQVPVVRRFSGGGTVIVDQGTVFVTFICNKNAVTGLQPFPRDIMSWSGQLYGKVFDRFGEFHLRENDYAFSHRKFGGNAQSITKNRWVHHTSFLWDYDVKNMDYLKIPKRAPEYRLARNHTDFLCRMKEYIPSRSVFTDGVIAALGEHFSVQPMDLQAILSSHEEFVPSTKLVSQQDLEEIVSSKESFRV; this is encoded by the exons ATGTTCATCCCCATCCACAACGCCCAAATCTG TTCAGCCCTGCCTATATTTGGTCAAGATTCAAGTATGGCTTCTGCCGGGTTGGCTGGGGTGAGCGGTGCGGCTTGCCCTCTCATGAGGCTCGTCACTATGAGCAGCGTGCCGATCCTGCAGCAGCTGCACCTGGAGGAGCGGCTCCTGCGCTGCACGCCAGACAACTGGTGCATCATCAATGACGGCACGGCCCCTGCTACCATTGTCATGGGTGTGTCTGG GAGAGTTTCAGAGCTTGTCGAGATACAGCCTGTCCTTCGGGACCAGGTGCCAGTCGTGAGGAGGTTCAGTGGAGGTGGCACCGTCATTGTTGATCAGGGAACGGTGTTTGTGACTTTCATTTGCAACAAGAATGCCGTTACTGGGCTGCAGCCCTTTCCACGGGACATCATGTCATGGAGTGGTCAGCTATATGGCAAAGTTTTTGACAGATTTGGCGAATTTCATCTACGTGAGAATG ACTATGCATTTAGTCATCGAAAATTTGGCGGAAATGCTCAGTCAATAACAAAAAATCGTTGGGTTCATCACACATCGTTCTTGTGGGATTATGATGTGAAAAATATGGATTATCTCAAAATCCCAAAGCGTGCACCTGAATATCGACTG GCAAGAAACCACACAGATTTCTTGTGCCGCATGAAGGAGTATATACCTTCGCGGTCAGTTTTCACCGATGGGGTCATTGCGGCCCTGGGAGAACACTTCTCAGTTCAGCCCATGGATCTACAAGCAATTCTTTCCAGTCATGAAGAATTCGTGCCTTCTACAAAGCTGGTGTCACAACAAGACCTAGAGGAAATTGTTTCCTCCAAAGAATCCTTCAGAGTATAG